The proteins below are encoded in one region of Thermodesulfovibrio thiophilus DSM 17215:
- the fdhD gene encoding formate dehydrogenase accessory sulfurtransferase FdhD → MQPLENKKITKIERKEILKIDDIVAVEQKIKIYVNNEEIVSLAASPFQVKELVVGFLMTEGILKGDWCPEKIYIEETRDNTEVKVELEGFVSLDGKTITSGCMAAVSFLNDVKGYTDDSLRIEPDRLLNLFKQFQAKSTLYRTTGCIHAVAIADLDNILFIAEDVGRHNAVDKAIGWALLNKVPFKGKIMLVSGRISSEMILKTAKWKIPIIVSRTAPTSLAVELADKSGLTVVGFLRGQRFNIYTHPERIII, encoded by the coding sequence ATGCAACCACTTGAGAATAAAAAAATTACAAAAATTGAGCGCAAAGAGATTTTAAAAATTGATGATATTGTAGCTGTTGAACAGAAAATAAAAATTTATGTAAATAATGAAGAAATAGTTTCTTTAGCAGCATCTCCTTTTCAGGTAAAAGAACTCGTAGTTGGCTTTCTTATGACAGAGGGAATTCTTAAAGGTGATTGGTGTCCGGAAAAGATATATATTGAAGAAACACGAGATAACACTGAAGTCAAAGTTGAACTTGAGGGATTTGTATCTTTAGACGGTAAAACAATAACCTCTGGATGTATGGCTGCAGTTAGCTTTCTTAATGATGTGAAAGGTTATACTGATGATAGCTTGCGGATTGAACCTGATAGACTTCTCAACCTTTTTAAACAGTTTCAAGCTAAATCAACTCTTTACAGAACAACAGGCTGTATCCATGCAGTGGCAATTGCGGATTTGGATAATATTTTATTTATTGCTGAGGATGTTGGCAGACATAACGCTGTCGACAAAGCCATTGGCTGGGCTTTACTTAATAAGGTGCCATTTAAAGGCAAGATAATGCTTGTAAGCGGAAGAATTTCTTCTGAGATGATATTAAAAACTGCAAAATGGAAAATTCCTATAATTGTAAGTAGAACTGCACCAACATCTCTTGCTGTTGAGCTTGCTGATAAATCTGGGCTGACAGTGGTTGGATTTTTAAGAGGTCAAAGATTCAACATTTATACCCATCCTGAAAGAATTATTATTTAG
- a CDS encoding HesB/IscA family protein: protein MFSISAKAAEKAKVILKNEGKEGWGLRIFSTEGSCSPSFGLDIDETLQEGDEVIEKDGLKVYMTKQTFDMLNDVELDYYEDEEQEGFVLKGPMPSCGSGCGGSCGV from the coding sequence GTGTTTAGTATTAGTGCAAAAGCAGCCGAAAAGGCAAAAGTGATTCTTAAAAACGAGGGTAAAGAAGGCTGGGGATTGAGGATATTCTCAACAGAAGGATCCTGCAGTCCATCATTTGGTCTTGATATTGATGAAACGCTTCAAGAAGGTGATGAGGTAATCGAGAAAGATGGATTAAAGGTTTATATGACTAAACAAACCTTTGACATGTTAAATGATGTTGAACTTGACTACTATGAAGATGAGGAACAGGAAGGATTTGTGCTTAAAGGACCAATGCCTTCTTGCGGTTCTGGTTGCGGAGGGTCCTGCGGCGTATAA
- the hemB gene encoding porphobilinogen synthase has translation MFPVQRLRRLRKTDILRKMVRETTLAPQDFIYPMFVVPGKGVKNSISSMPGCFQESIDEAVKTAKEVYSLNIPAIILFGIPENKDEKASDAYKDNGVVQQAIKAIKDFIPELIIITDVCLCEYTSHGHCGIIKNGTIDNDATLEVLALEAVSHARAGADIVAPSDMMDGRVGKIRKSLDEEGFTDVVILSYAAKYASAFYGPFREAAQSVPAFGDRRSYQMDPANRREAIREVALDIEEGADMVIIKPALSYLDIISDVKQSFNVPVAAYNVSGEYSMIKAAAQFGWLNEETVMMEILTSIKRAGADIILSYFAREAARLLQR, from the coding sequence ATGTTTCCAGTTCAACGCTTAAGACGATTAAGAAAAACAGATATCCTGAGGAAAATGGTGAGGGAAACAACCCTCGCTCCTCAGGATTTTATTTATCCAATGTTTGTTGTTCCGGGAAAAGGAGTTAAAAATTCTATTTCATCAATGCCAGGGTGTTTCCAGGAAAGTATTGATGAAGCAGTAAAAACAGCTAAGGAAGTATATTCACTGAATATTCCAGCTATAATACTTTTTGGGATTCCTGAAAATAAGGATGAAAAAGCCTCTGATGCCTATAAAGACAATGGTGTTGTTCAGCAGGCAATAAAAGCAATAAAAGATTTCATTCCTGAGCTGATTATTATAACCGATGTTTGTTTATGTGAATATACATCTCATGGACACTGTGGAATTATAAAAAATGGAACAATCGATAACGATGCTACGCTTGAGGTATTAGCGCTTGAAGCTGTTTCTCATGCACGTGCAGGTGCTGATATTGTAGCTCCTTCAGATATGATGGATGGAAGGGTAGGGAAAATCCGTAAATCTCTCGATGAAGAAGGTTTTACAGATGTGGTAATCCTTTCCTATGCTGCAAAGTATGCATCAGCTTTTTATGGACCTTTCAGAGAAGCAGCTCAATCTGTTCCTGCATTTGGAGACAGACGTTCATATCAGATGGATCCAGCAAATCGAAGGGAAGCAATAAGAGAAGTTGCTCTTGATATTGAAGAAGGAGCTGATATGGTTATAATAAAGCCTGCTTTATCATATTTAGACATTATATCCGATGTTAAACAATCTTTTAATGTTCCGGTTGCTGCATACAATGTAAGTGGAGAATACTCAATGATAAAAGCTGCGGCTCAGTTTGGATGGCTTAATGAAGAAACAGTAATGATGGAAATACTTACATCAATAAAACGCGCAGGAGCAGATATAATTCTCTCTTACTTTGCCAGAGAGGCAGCTAGGCTACTTCAACGTTAA